CGTGGCGCGCGGGGTAGCCAATCACCGAACAGCGCCAGGTCCAGGCCCTGGATGCCCAATGCCTTGGGGCCGCCGGCCGCGCCGGGCAGGATGCCGACGTCGGCCGGCGTGAGGCCTTGCTCGCGAATGCGGGTAAAGGCGCGTTTGCCGGCCTTGAGGGTCAGGGCGGGAAACTTGATGTGGATGGCTGTCATTCCGGTCTCTCATGCAACGAGCGGGGCAGTATAGGAAATCTCTCACGGCGATGGGTGAAGAGGCTTGTGGGAAATTGCCATGGTGGCAATTCAGTTTCAGTTAAGTTGCAGACGGTACGGTGGCGGACGTAGGAAAAATCTTGAAACGGAGACTCTCCATGAAGCGCCTCACAGTGCTGGTCGCCGCCGGTATCATCGTCCTCACGGCGACCCAGGCCCGAGCCGTGGACCCCGACAAGCCACTGAAAGTGCCTGCCACTGTTACTATTGTCGCCTTTGATCAACTGGAAGCCACGGCCCTGGCCCTGCATCCTGGCTCGACGCTGCTGGATACCGACCTGGACGAAGAGTACGGCAAGTACCTGTACCAAGTTGAACTGGAAGACACCAACGGCATCGAGTGGGAGATTGAATTGGACGCGCTCACTGGGCAGGTTCTCAAGAATCATCAGGAAACGTAATGAAGGTAAATTTAAACACCGGCAGTCGAGTGGCGTTGGTGCTCCTGGTTTTTTGCTCAAGCCTGGCGGCCCGCGATCTTGATCAGGATGAGGCCTTGGCACTGCGCCAGCAGGGGATCATCTTGCCGTTGGAGCAGTTGCTGGAGCAGGCCATGGGGCGTCATCCCGGTTCGCGTCTGCTGGAAGCCGAGCTTGAAAAAAAGCATGGCAAATATGCTTATGAAGTGGAACTGGTCACCGCCGACGGCGTGGTGCGCGAGATCAAGCTGGACGCATCCACGGGTGTGCTGATCAAAGACGAGGAAGACTGATGCGCCTGCTCTTGGTGGAAGACAACGTTCCCCTGGCCGATGAACTGCTGGCCGGGCTGCAACGCCAGGGTTATGCCGTCGATTGGCTCGCCGATGGTCGCGACGCCGCGTACCAGGGGCGCAGCGAACCCTATGACCTGATCATTCTTGATCTGGGCCTGCCGGGTTTGCCTGGGCTTGAGGTACTGGCGCATTGGCGTGCCGCCGCCCTGGCCATCCCGGTGCTGATCCTCACGGCCCGCGATTCCTGGGCCGAGCGCATCGAAGGGCTCAAGGCGGGCGCCGATGATTACCTGAGCAAACCCTTTCACCCCGAGGAACTGCACCTGCGCATCCAGGCGCTGTTGCGCCGCTCCCACGGTCATGCGAATCAACCGACCCTGCAGGCCGCCGGCCTGCACCTGGATGAAGGCCGCCAGTGCGTGCTGCGCGAGGGCGCGGAGATCCAACTGACCGCCGCCGAATTCCGTCTGTTGCGCTACTTCATGTTGCACCCCGAACAGATCCTGTCGAAAAGCCACCTGGCCGAGCATCTGTATGACGGCGAAACCGAGCGCGACTCCAATGTGCTGGAAGTCCACGTCAACCACCTGCGTCGCAAGCTGGGCCGCAGTGTGATCGAGACCCGGCGCGGCCAGGGTTACCGGTTCGGCGCCAGCGGCGCATGAGGTCGATCCAACGGCGCTTGAGCCTGGGCCTGGTCAGCGTGATGGTGGTCGTCGGCGTAGCGCTGGCGCAAACCAGCCTGTGGTTATTCGAAACGGGGTTGCAGCGCTATCTGGAAGCCGGCTTGCGCAACGACAGCGAGAGCTTGTTGGTGGCGTTGGTACGTGGCCCTGAAGGTTTGCAACTGCATGAGAAACGCCTGTCGCCGGCCTATCAACGGCCGTTTTCGGGGCACTATTTCCGCATTGATTTCGCCGATAAGCACTGGCGCTCCCGCTCGTTGTGGGACCAGGACCTGCCGCATCTTCCCGAGGCGGGACTCAAGGGCAACCTGCAACTGGGGCCGGAAGGCCAGCAACTGTTGGTGTTGCGCGAGGACTACAAACGCTTCGGCCAGTCGATTTCCATCAGCGTGGCCCAGGACTACACGCCAGTGCGGGAAAGCTTCCGCTTGATGCGCCAGATCGGCCTGGTGCTGGGGCTGGCGGCGCTGCTGCTGGTGCTGATCCTGCAACGGATCACTGTGCGCCGCGCCTTGCGCCCGCTGGAAACCGCGCGTAACCAGATCGCCCAACTGCAACAGGGCCAGCGTTCACAACTCGACACCCAGGTGCCGCAGGAGCTGGAGCCGCTGGTGGCGCAGATCAACCATCTGCTGGCTCACACCGAAGACAGCCTCAAGCGTTCACGCAATGCCCTGGGCAACCTCGGCCATGCCCTCAAGACCCCGCTGGCGGTGCTGTTGAGCGCTGCGTCGAGCGACGCGCTGAAGGATCATCCTGAGCTGGGTAAGCTGTTGCGCGATCACCTGGAGCAGGTGCAGCACCGCCTTAACCGCGAGCTCAATCGTGCTCGCCTGGCGGGCGAAACCCTGCCGGGCGCGCTGTTTGATTGCGAAAAAGAACTGCCCGGCTTGCTCGCTATCCTCAACATGATCCACGGTGAACACCTGGACCTGAGCTCCCATGCCGCGCCCGGCTTGCAGCTGCCCTGGGACCGAGAAGACCTCTTGGAGTTGCTCGGCAATCTATTGGATAACGCCTGCAAATGGGCGGATGCCGAGGTGCGCTTGACCGTTACCGAGGCCGAGCACAGCTACTTGTTGGCGGTAGAAGATGACGGCCCCGGCATTCCTGAAACCCAGCGTGACCAGGTCTTCAGCCGTGGCACGCGCCTGGATGAACAGATCCATGGTCATGGCCTGGGGCTGGGGATCGTGCGGGATATCGTCGAGGTGTGGGGCGGGGTGCTGCAGTTGCAGGAAAGCGACTTGGGCGGGCTGAAAGTGCTGATCGAATTGCCGAAGCGCCAGGGATAAGCCTGTCGCTTCGGCAAGGGGCTGATCACACCCTGAACTGATCCATCAACCCCTGCTGCTGATTCGCCAGGCTGTTCAACGCCTGGCTCACCCGTGCCGATTCATTCGCCTGCTCCGACAGCGACTCGGTCACATCGCGAATGGTTGCCACGTTGCTGTTGATCTCCTCGGCCACGGCGCTTTGCTCTTCGGCGGCGCTGGCGATCTGCAGGTTCATGTCGCTGATCACCGTCACGGCATCGCCAATCTGGCGCAGGGCCGTCACGGCTTGCCCCACCTGCTCGACGCTGCCCTGGGCCTGGCGATAGCTGTTGCCCATGGAGCCGACCACCTCTTCGGTGCCGCTTTGCAGGTGTTCGATGACCAGGCGGGTTTCTTCCACCGATTCCTGGGTGCGCTGCGCCAGGTTGCGTACTTCGTCGGCCACCACCGCAAAGCCACGGCCGGCCTCACCCGCGCGGGCGGCTTCGATGGCAGCATTGAGGGCCAGCAGGTTGGTCTGTTCGGCAATGCCGCGAATCACTTCAAGCACCGAACCGATTTTTTCGCTGTTGGCGGCCAGGCCTTCGACCTGGGTCATGGCCGTGCTCATGTCGGCCGCCAACTCGCCGATATTGCGCGTGGTGCGGTCGATCACCTTCAGGCCATCACGGGTGGCCTGGTCGGCGTCGCGGGCGGCTTGTGCGGCCTGGGCAGCGCTGCGCGCCACGTCCTGGGCAGTGGCGCTCATTTCATGGGACGCGGTGGCTACCTGGTCGACCTGGCGATACTGCTGTTCCATGCCGGCGCTGGTTTCAGTGGCAATCGCAGCGGATTGATCGGCTGTGCCACGGGCGTCCTGCACCGAGCGTTTCACCTCGGCAATGATCGGTTGCAGCTTGTCGAGGAAGCGGTTGAACCAGCCGGCCAGTTGGCCCAGCTCGTCCTGTTTGTCGTAGGCCAGGCGCCGGGTCAGGTCGCCTTCGCCGCTGGCGATGTCTTCGAGCATGCGGGCCACGCCGAGGATCGGGCGGGTCACGCTGCGGGCCATCAACCACACCAGGATCAAGCCGACCACCGCAGCCAGCAGGCCAAGGCCCAGTTCCAGCAAGGTGCCGCGGGTGTTATCGGCGTCCATCTGTGCTTTCAATGCTTCAGCTGGGCCGACCAGGACTTTCTCCGGCACATCCAGCAACACGCCCCAGGACTTGCCGTCCGGGATTGGCGCGAACGGTGCCAGTACCTTCAGTTGGTGGTCGGTGCGCAGGCTACGGATTTGCGTACTGCTGGCCAGGGCGCTGATCAATTGCGCACCGTTGGCGGTATCGACCTGGTCCAGGCGCTGGCTGAGCTTGCTCGCGTCC
The genomic region above belongs to Pseudomonas azotoformans and contains:
- a CDS encoding methyl-accepting chemotaxis protein → MEQQYRQVDQVATASHEMSATAQDVARSAAQAAQAARDADQATRDGLKVIDRTTRNIGELAADMSTAMTQVEGLAANSEKIGSVLEVIRGIAEQTNLLALNAAIEAARAGEAGRGFAVVADEVRNLAQRTQESVEETRLVIEHLQSGTEEVVGSMGNSYRQAQGSVEQVGQAVTALRQIGDAVTVISDMNLQIASAAEEQSAVAEEINSNVATIRDVTESLSEQANESARVSQALNSLANQQQGLMDQFRV
- a CDS encoding PepSY domain-containing protein: MKRLTVLVAAGIIVLTATQARAVDPDKPLKVPATVTIVAFDQLEATALALHPGSTLLDTDLDEEYGKYLYQVELEDTNGIEWEIELDALTGQVLKNHQET
- a CDS encoding response regulator transcription factor, whose product is MRLLLVEDNVPLADELLAGLQRQGYAVDWLADGRDAAYQGRSEPYDLIILDLGLPGLPGLEVLAHWRAAALAIPVLILTARDSWAERIEGLKAGADDYLSKPFHPEELHLRIQALLRRSHGHANQPTLQAAGLHLDEGRQCVLREGAEIQLTAAEFRLLRYFMLHPEQILSKSHLAEHLYDGETERDSNVLEVHVNHLRRKLGRSVIETRRGQGYRFGASGA
- a CDS encoding PepSY domain-containing protein → MKVNLNTGSRVALVLLVFCSSLAARDLDQDEALALRQQGIILPLEQLLEQAMGRHPGSRLLEAELEKKHGKYAYEVELVTADGVVREIKLDASTGVLIKDEED
- a CDS encoding sensor histidine kinase, which codes for MRSIQRRLSLGLVSVMVVVGVALAQTSLWLFETGLQRYLEAGLRNDSESLLVALVRGPEGLQLHEKRLSPAYQRPFSGHYFRIDFADKHWRSRSLWDQDLPHLPEAGLKGNLQLGPEGQQLLVLREDYKRFGQSISISVAQDYTPVRESFRLMRQIGLVLGLAALLLVLILQRITVRRALRPLETARNQIAQLQQGQRSQLDTQVPQELEPLVAQINHLLAHTEDSLKRSRNALGNLGHALKTPLAVLLSAASSDALKDHPELGKLLRDHLEQVQHRLNRELNRARLAGETLPGALFDCEKELPGLLAILNMIHGEHLDLSSHAAPGLQLPWDREDLLELLGNLLDNACKWADAEVRLTVTEAEHSYLLAVEDDGPGIPETQRDQVFSRGTRLDEQIHGHGLGLGIVRDIVEVWGGVLQLQESDLGGLKVLIELPKRQG